Genomic segment of Peribacillus frigoritolerans:
AGTAATACATATTCAACACATGTCCGATAACCCTAGTTCTGTATTCCATCCAAAGAATGAAGGATTCGCTATAAAAGAATTGGTTGAGCCTCTTGGAGAAGAAGTAATTATAACAAAGAAAGTAAATAGTAGTTTTATCGGTACAAAATTAGAAGAGTTTTTAAAATTAAATGATATCACAACAGTAGTAATAACAGGTTTGACTACGCCCCACTGTGTGTCTACTACCACAAGAATGAGTGAGAATTTAGGTTTTAATACATACCTTATTTCAGATGCGACAGCAGCATTTGGCATAAAAGACCAAAATGATAACTATTATGATGCCGAGACTATACATAATATTTCTTTAGCTACCTTAAATGACGAGTTCGCAACTATACTTACAACAGAACAATTAATAAATGAAGTATTTTAAGTTTGTTAAACTAACACGGTGCTTTTACTTCAAAAAGGGAGATTGCTGCGGCAATCTTTTTTCTTAAGGAACTAAAGGGGCAGGATAGTTGAACAAGCAATTCAATGTCATGCTACAATTATTACAAGCAAAGTTGATGTTTGGGAGATCACTATGGGAAAAATAAAAATAGCTTTATTACACCTATTGCCAATCGCTGGTGATGTGGAGTATAACCAAAAACTAATTGAACAAGCCATTCATATAGCATCAAATAATAATGCCGAATGGATTATAACACCCGAACTATGTGTCAGCGGACTTCAATTCAATCATAAGATTGGGACTGGATGGATTAACCGGCAACCTGATGTCTGGATGAGTAATTTGAGCCGTAAACTAAAGAATTTGAAAAGCACTGTATTTTTGGGGTGCCCTGAAAAAGGCAGTAACGGAGAGTTGTATAATTCTGTGTTTGTCATAGATAAACAAGGTCATTTATTAGGCAAACAGAGAAAAATAAGTGTTATTGATGATTGGTCAGCATCAGGGGATGTAATAGAGCCAATAAAAACAGACAATGTTGAGGTTGGTATTATGATTTGTGCAGACGCCTATCCCAAAGATATTGCTTACAACTTATTTGAAAAAGGAGCAGAAATATTAATTGCACCGTCTTCCTGGGGTCCCGGATTACACGGTCCAGAGGGAGAATGGGAACAAAGGTCATTAGAAACAGGACTGCCCGTATTTGTCTGTAATCGTACTGGAGAAGACGAAACTGTCCGTTTTTGGGATGCAGAAAGCATGATCATAAAAAATGGAGTACGCCTTTTAACACATAAATCAAAACAATCAGCCATCCTTACTTTTGAATGGGATTTACAAAGAATGGAATTAATATCCCCTCATTTCGTTATTGATTACATATAATGAGTACATACTAATATACTACACTCTTGTTGAATTAAAGGGTGCGTTAGTTCTTTAAGGGAGTTGCTTTGGCAGCTCTTTTTTCTTATGGAGCTAAAGGGGCAGGTTAGCTCTATAAGAAAAGTGGAAGTTAAATCCAATTAATAGTATAGTCATATGTACTAGATCCTTTTTGTAGTCTATTTCTTAATCTAAGAAAAATTCAGCTGAGGGGTATTGTACCATATTATTTACATTACTTTTATTTTTCGAGAAAATAAAGGTACAATTAATACTTATATAGTTTATATGATAAAAGATAATGAGGTAGGAATAAAATGATTGCAAAAACAGAAGAAGATTTTAATGGTTTGAAGGAAATTGGCAAAATTATTGCCTCCATTAGAGATGAATTGGTACAAAGAACAATTCCTGGCATAACGACCAAAGAACTTGATGATATCGCCGGAGAACTTTTAGAAAAAGCAGGTGCAGTTTCAGCTCCAAAAGGTGAATATGATTTTCCTGGCTATACTTGCATTAGTCTTAATGAAGAAGTGGCACATGGTATTCCGGGTCATCGGATTATTCATGAAGGGGATCTAGTAAATATAGATGTATCTGCTTCAAAGAACGGTTATTTCGCAGATACAGGAATCTCTTTTGTAGTAGGAGAAGGAGAAGAAGTATTAACGAAAATATGTGACGTTGCTAAAAAGGCATTTGAAGCAGGTCTTAAGAAAGCAAAACCCGGTTCTAAAAAAAGTAGAATCGGAAAAGCAGTATTCGAAACAGCGAGACAGCATGGATTCACTGTTATCAAAAACCTTACAGGACATGGTGTGGG
This window contains:
- a CDS encoding cysteine hydrolase family protein, producing the protein MDKGKNALIIVDVQKAFEDKKWGERNNLSAEENIRKILTLWREKCWQVIHIQHMSDNPSSVFHPKNEGFAIKELVEPLGEEVIITKKVNSSFIGTKLEEFLKLNDITTVVITGLTTPHCVSTTTRMSENLGFNTYLISDATAAFGIKDQNDNYYDAETIHNISLATLNDEFATILTTEQLINEVF
- a CDS encoding carbon-nitrogen hydrolase family protein, whose protein sequence is MGKIKIALLHLLPIAGDVEYNQKLIEQAIHIASNNNAEWIITPELCVSGLQFNHKIGTGWINRQPDVWMSNLSRKLKNLKSTVFLGCPEKGSNGELYNSVFVIDKQGHLLGKQRKISVIDDWSASGDVIEPIKTDNVEVGIMICADAYPKDIAYNLFEKGAEILIAPSSWGPGLHGPEGEWEQRSLETGLPVFVCNRTGEDETVRFWDAESMIIKNGVRLLTHKSKQSAILTFEWDLQRMELISPHFVIDYI
- the map gene encoding type I methionyl aminopeptidase; translated protein: MIAKTEEDFNGLKEIGKIIASIRDELVQRTIPGITTKELDDIAGELLEKAGAVSAPKGEYDFPGYTCISLNEEVAHGIPGHRIIHEGDLVNIDVSASKNGYFADTGISFVVGEGEEVLTKICDVAKKAFEAGLKKAKPGSKKSRIGKAVFETARQHGFTVIKNLTGHGVGRRIHEAPDHICNYYDPWDNEILKEGMVIAFEPFISTFEEDVFQKEDGWTYATEKSYVAQMEHTIILTKNGPIIVTL